The Teredinibacter sp. KSP-S5-2 genomic interval TCAAGTTCTTTGTCGGTCAGCTTATTTTTAAACGCCTGAAATTGTTGATCACCTATTTCGTCTCGAAGAAAGCGTTCATATTCCAATTCTGGCGTGCAGCTAAAATCGGCTAAAGACTTATGCACGGCAACCCAATACAAACAAAACTCGCTTCCCGTTTCCGGCGCATATTGATGATAATCTTGAGCGGTAAAACCTATTCGACCATTATTTGCAACAAATAACGGGTGACCTTCCGTCATTGCGCTCTCGAATGTTTGGTAATCTGCATCCACCAGCTCACTGCTTGTCAGACGCGCATGCTCATGTTTGTAGGCAGCACCATATAAAGTGCTGCTTATCTCATCCAAATATACAGGCAGTTTTTCTTCTGGAATTGCGAGTATTTTTTTTACATCATTAAAAAAGACCAGGGCATCAATTGACGAGGTTTCGCCATCCACATAACGTTCTATACTATTTGGATCAATACACCAATGACGCAATGACATCGTTTTGGCATTGAAGGTGTAATAACACTGATCGGTATCCGTCTTAATCAGATATTGATTCCAACCGGCTTGGCCTTCCGGTTTCAATAACTCAGGGGTAAATACTTGCTCATGGGATAACTCCGCAATCGCTTTACGCACAAGATGCCGATTGACTTTTCCCCATAATTCGGGCGACAAATGGCTGACAACACTCTCGGGTGTTTCTGGTAATGAATAGTTCACAGAGTACTCCTTCCGTCAAGGGTATTTAAAAAATCGTGTACAGAACAGAAAGCCAAGTAGGCTTCTTTTTCTGCCAATTGAATAATTCGGTCGTATTTGAACCCGACCTTAAGGTTCAACTTATGCACTTTTTTATTTTTTACATCCGGCTCAACCACCACACGCTTAGCATGTCGGGTAAAAAACAAGTAGGCCATAACACTGCGGATGACATCTCTCGTGAAGTTAGGAATATGTTTTTCTGCGGGACCAACAAAAAAATGCATGCCAATGTCTCCCGATTGAACGGGATAATGTTTTCCTACCTCTTCATGTTGCGGAGGGTAATACTCCATAACGAAAGCAGGTTTACCTTCATACAGTCCAATACAAGCAAACAGCGTTTTGCTTTTTTTACCCTCTGCATAAAAGCGTTTGGTTTGCTCCAGGTTAAGATGCTGCATATTCCAAAAAGACGCATAGTCCATTTGATACCACGGATGAATAACGGGCACATCCAGATCAATATTTAATGGCCGTATTTGTATTTTTTTGTTTAATGGGTCAGTCTCTTTTGCAAGGTTCAACACGGCTTCAGTGAGCATGACTGAGTTCCTCCGTTGTCTGATGATGACTATCTACGTTAAAAGTAAGTCGATCGATAAATGCTGTAATCAAAAAGCCGCCCGCTGCCAAAGCAAATGTCAACGGAATACCCACCCAACTGACGATATAACCTGCGGCAAAGGAAGATAAAAGCACACCGAGATTCTGGAAGAAATTCGTCACGGCAAAATCTCGATCATAACGTTCAGGTTGACTGATTCTGAACAGCGTAACTTCCATTTTGACGATAACCTGAAACAGGCTCCAACCAAATAAACAGCGACCTAAAATAATCAATTCAGGTGCAGATGATGCTTGTAGAACTAAACCAACGGCCCCCACTAACAAGTTACCAAGTGTATGATCCAGATTTTTAAAGGTATCTTTTATGTTTGATTTATTTATTGCCAATGCAATTAGTGCAATTACACCGGGGATAGCAAAAACCAATCCGGTTATCGCCTGACTGGAATCGGTTAACCGCTCCCAATACACGGAGAAAAAAGGCCTGACCAGGTAAGCACTTAAATCAAACAACAACATAAGCGCACTCAACTTCAGCAGCGCAGCCCAAGCCGTTGCGCTGCGCTTGGCAATGGGTTTCACCTCACCGGTTTCATTGCGCTTAAGTACCGGCACCATACTCCCGGAGAAAATCAAAAACAGACTCATTGCCATTTGACTGAAATCACCGGCGCCCACTAACCACATACACATTTTGGGACCAAGTGACTCCAATACCAGCCCTCCGACCGAAGCACCAAAGATTCCTCCGATGTGAATAACAACCGATAGCAAACCAATAACCAGACCGTGGTCTTCCGGTTTTTCTAAACGCATTAAATAGGGAAAAAGTAATAGGTAGCTGGCTTTGGTGACAAACATGGCCATAGTAAACAACCAATACACTTCAATGGTTGGCGCCCAGGCACTGGCGACCGCCAGAGTGCCGGCAATACCCTGAGTGATCCAAAGTAAGTGAAGTGTTTCAATCCGCCGGGTTAACCTTGCCCATAACGGTAAGGCACACATAACCGCAATGGATATTGCTGCAATATAGGCCCCAACATGCACAGCACTGGTAATGCCATATCGTTCTGCAAAGAACTGCGGATAAAATGCGATGAGTATGGAGTCGCTGATCACACCTAAAGCCGACATAATTAAAATCGCTAGTCTTAAACTCATACTGCTTCCTTTGCATCTAACGCATAAAACCCGCTATTTTCTGCAGGGAAAAAATCCTGTAGTGCAGTCCGCGCTTCCACCGGATAGATATCTCGACCGGTAATGGTGTGCAATATTCGACTATTTCGATAACACGCGAGACCAAGGTCCGGGTTAACAATGCCATGACTGTCAAAACCGGGATTTTGAACAAAAATTTCATTTTGTCCGAAATCAACAGACCAGTTTTCATTAACACGATAACGACCTTGACTATCCCACTGAATTCGATCAGCAATACTCTCAATAAAATCCGGTAAAACCACTTGATACCCGGTTGCCATAACCAAGGCATCAGTCGAATAACGATAGTGTTTTTGTGTTTCCCGATGCTTAAACGTTAATTCGTATTCACTGCTGCCGGAATCGAAGTACCCATTGGTTAACGCCAGGTTAGTCAGTAGTTGAGGCTTGGGCGCGGAGGTATGACGTAAATCATCAAGGGTATGGTAAATCTGATTGATCAGGCTTTGGTTTATTCCGTTATATATTGATTTTTGATCCGTAATAATTTTCGATTTAATGTCGTGATTTAAAGAGTAAAAGTATTTACCGTAATCCGCGGTAATTAATTCAAGGGTTAATTTGGCGGTCTCCATTTGGAAAAAGCGTGGTGATCGCGTAACCCAATTTAATTGATACTGATATTTATCCGATTCCTTTAACAGGTCGTAAAAGACTTCTGCACCACTCTGGCCACTACCAACAATGGTAATATTTTGACTTTTTTGTAAACGTTCTTTTTCTTCCAAGTAGTGAGCAGTATGTACCCTTTCTCCCTGCTTCCCGGCCTTAAAGCACTTGGGAAAACGCGGTACACTGCCCACGCCCAGTACAATATGTTTAGCGAAAAAACAAAACGGAGATTGGGATTGTAGATCCATGCCTTTAACACAATATAGCGCTTCTTTATCGTCATACTCAATGGATTGCACATCATGGCCAAAGCAAACGTTATCCAGCTCATTTGCCGCCCATCGACAATACCGGTCATATTCCTGACGATTGAGGTAATAGTTTTCTCTGATGTAAAACTGGTACAAGTTCCCCTGTTGCTTACAGTAATTCAGATAACTAAAGCGATTGGTCGGGTCGACCATAGACACAAGGTCAGCAAGAAACGGGTTTTGTAATGTAGCGCCCTCAACCAACATTCCTGGATGCCAGTTAAATTCCGGCTTTTTATCCAGAAAAAGACAACGTAGTTGATTTAAAGGTGATGCAAGACACGCCAAACTCAGGTTAAATGGGCCGAGACCCACAGCGACAAGGTCGAAAACAGGTTGGTTATTCAATGTTGCCCCCAGAAAGTGTTGATCCAACTCAATATAAATAATAATGTAAACGATTATCATTTATATTATCAGTATCGGATCAATATATGCTAGAGACCATTTGCGCCAATGTGAGGTGTAAGGCGTTTTTTATTCGCGATATTTTTATTTCAACCCCACCCGGTTAACCTCCCCACTTATCCAATAGTAAAAGTACGTCGACATAACAGGCGTTTACCCAAAAAAACGGTTCCTTATTTTTAGTCACACGCAAAATTAAACACTTGGTCGTATTTGAGTTAACGCTTTATAGAGCGTTTAAACAAAGTAAATTACATAGCAAGCAATCACTACCGTGATAGAAAATGGTTTTGAGGCAATAAATATAATGAAAGAACATGATTAGCTTGCTGATAACGATAAACCATCACGTAAAAAAGCAGCGAGCTAAAACGAGAGAGAAAATAACTGGGAATGGAATTGAATAGCGGCTCAGAAAAAGACAGACAAAAACCTCCGCATAGCCGGAAGGTTTTTGTCTGTTGCTAAATAGTTTTTTACACCGGTATAGTTTTTTACACCGGTGAAGCCTGAAGATTATCGTCATCGTCTTCATTAGCGGTAATAATTTTGCGCGTTTCTACACGGGTTCTGGCTCGGTATTTTTTCCACCAAATAATCACACCGGTGATACTCAGCATGGCAATCACCACCCCCATTATGGAAATGAGAATTCGACCAGGTAAGCCCAATATTCGGCCGGAATGCAGGGGAAACTGTGCCTGAACAAACAGATCAGCCGCTGTGCCACGCCAAGGAACCCAATCACCAAGAACACGTCCGTCATGACCATCAAAGAAAATGGCGTTGTGTCCGACACCACCGCTACCGTGCCCCTCCTCCGCTGAAAAGAACTCCACACGATAGATTCCCCACTCGCGGGCATACCACAGGCTACCAACGGGTTTTTGCCAATTTTTATTTTGTGCTTCAATTTCGGCCAGGCCAAGAACATCAGCAAAACTCAATGCCGGAGTAATGGGGTCATGGTGATCATTAGGTTGACGTTCATCCAACGGCGTAGGTGTCACATCCGATACCAGAGACATCACCGGATAAAATATTTCCCGATATAAATTGAGAGAAAAGGCAGTAAATGCAATGGTTAATAAAATCGCCCAAGTCCACAAACCAAATGCACGGTGCAAATCGAAATTTAATTTTGTCGGTCCACCGAACCAACGAATAAGCCATGCAGGCTTCCAGCGTTGCAAATAATGCGTTGCACGTTTAACCGGTGGTACCGCTTTTTTATTTACACGTCGTTGACGCCGAGGCAAAGTCAAACAAAAACTGATGAAACAGTCCAGAATCCAGATAAGAGCAATGACCCCCAACAACCAAATCCCCCAGTGGTCATTGCCATTTATTTCTGGAATGTGTAATGAAAAATGCAACTTATAGAGGAAGGAAACAAATGTTTCTTTTGAGATGGGCCAAATAGCCCCCCACTCTCGCGTGCCTAAAATTTCCCCTGAAACAGGGTCGATAAATACTTGATTAAACCCAGGCTTGAATAACTGTTCCGTATCAGGATTGACTCTCGGCTCCACCCAAAAAGATAACGAGTGCCCTTTTTCAACCACCAACTCAAAGTATATGACTTCTATTTCGGGAAATGTCTGTTCAACCTTTTCCGCCAAAGCAATAAAATTTTTGTTTACCCCCTGGCTACTGACTTTCGTCAAATGGGGATTTAGCCATTCGTCCAGTTCATGATCCCAGGATATTACCGCGCCAGTTAACCCGGTAATAATGAGAAACAACGCGGTGGTCAACCCCATATAACGATGGGCTAAAGTAAAAAAGTGCCGCATGCCTGACTCCTGTTAAACAAAAAAACCCGGATACATCCGGGCAAAAAGCTCTACCTTAACTAAAACTGCCAACCTAAAGAAAGCTGAGCATTACGTGAGGGCGCATAGTAACTCTGCGTCCAATATAAACTGGTGTAATACTTTTCATCGGTTATGTTGTCGATATTCAGTGCAAGCGAAAACTGCGATGCAAACTGGTAGTGAATAAACACATCGGCAACCACAAAACTATCCTGAGTAACACGGACATCAGCTGCCGGCGTGGTATAAATATCACTTTGCCATTTAACGCTGGTTCCCAGTTTCAAACCATCGACACCCGGTACGTTATAACCCGCAGCCACTTTTAATAAATTACGCGGGATAAATGTGCGTACCGAATCACCTTGCTGGTTTTCAATGTCTAAATAGGTGTAACCAACACTCACATTTAAACTATCGGAGACGGCACCAGTGGCATCCAGTTCAAAGCCTTGAGTGCTGTAGTCTTTACCGTCATAGACATTAACACCATTAATTCGGCCAACGTATTCCCCAAGGTTTTCAAGGTTGGATTCAAATAGCGCAAACGAGGCATTTGCTAAACCATCATTCAACTCCAGCTTAAGACCCAGTTCGGCGTTGTTTCCTTCCGTTGGCTTAAATGGCGCAAAGTTTTCGTCAACCCAGGTTTGCGGAACAAATACTTCACTGTAGCTACCATAGAGCGCAAGCGAATTTACGATCTCGTAGGTGAAGCCCAAATAGGGGACAAGTTTATCCGCATCAGTATCGGAATTTTCACCGTAACTCATTCCATGCTGGGTCACGCTCATATGTCGCGCACCAACCAATATGGAAAACGGATCAAGTAAATGTAAACGGCTGGCAAAATAAACGGACTGCTGAATCTGATCAATATCGGCACTGTCCGTATCCGGGTTGTGAGTAGAAAAATCAGGCCGAGGTGTTGTTCCCGCTGCCCAGTCGCTGCCAAGAACCGGATAACCATTTACCGAATCAAAGTAGGAACCTGCTTCTGTGCCAATATCCGCGTAATTCACACCAACAACCAGTTGATGTTGACGCCCGGCAAACGAAAATACCCCGTCCAGGTAAATATCACCAATGCGCTGCTCTTCATCCGCTTTATAACTACTGGCCCAACCGTTTAATCCCAACTCGGTTTCTTTATCCGGTACGCCGTACACGTACATTTGTTCAGCGTCCTGCTCAACATTATTTTGGGTGTAAACCGCATTAAGCGACCAGTTATCTGACAAGCTTTGTTTTAACTCGGCAAATAATTGTGACCGATCAACTTCTCGATACGCCCATTCCGGGGCGGTGCTGGTGGAAACATCGTAATCGGTTGCAGAGCCATCCGTGTAATGCAATGGCAAAGCACCGGAGAAACTACCATCGGTATAGCTTTCATTCCAGCTATACCCCAAAGTAAATACCGTGCTTGACGTCAAATCGGCTTCAATAATACCGTACGCCAGGCTATTGTCTTTTCCATGACGATCGATGTAGGAATCACCATCGTCCTTGGCCACCACAAAACGTGTTCGCAAATTCTCGGCAACAGGCGTGGAAACATCCCCCTCAATACGCCGTTGATTCCATTCACCAACACTCAAACCGGCAGATAAATGCAGCTCGTCTTTGGGACGCTTACGAATATAATTAATTGTGGCAGAAGGGTTTGCCAACCCTGTGATCAAACCTGCTGCACCTTTTACCACTTCAACCTGTTCAAATACCGCAGTATCCTGATGTCCGTGCGCCAAACCAAAAGTGAAAGGCACACCCACGCCGTCATACTGGAAATTAACAATATCAAACCCTCTCGCGGTGTAATACACACGGTCAGTTTCCGTATCCTCAACGGTCACACCGGGCGCATAGTCCAGCAAGGTATTAATATCATTTAACGCAAAATCCTCAATCTGGGCTGGCGAAATAACCGAAATAGTTTGTGGCGTTTCATATATGGATAGATTAAGTTTGGTCGCCGTTTGCGTTTGGCCTGGTTCACCATAAATGTGAACCTCCTCAATCATTGGCGGTTGGATACCGCTTTCCGCATAGGCATGAATCGCGAAAAAAGAAGTCAAACACACTGCTCCCCGGCTAAGTGTGCGTGTGCAAATTGAAATTGTGTTTACCCCAAGAGCCTTCATTATGTGGTCCTAATGCATCAATAGTGTGTGTCTAATCACCGTTTTCGTCAGGATGCACAAGGTATATTACACGAATCTTAATGTCAATCATTCTCATTCTCACGGGAATGGGCCACCCTCTCCTCCAAACGCCCTATGTAGAATAAATCTGACAAAAGCAAGCCACCAAATAAACACACCGATAGAAAGGCTTTTGAGAGGCCGGTAATAATTAATATTCGATTAAAGACAAATAAGGAAAGGAGAATATTTGAAAAAAAGGACTGTTGTTCCCTAACTTTTCTCAGGATTAGAAAAGACACACGCTTAGAAATAAAAAGAGCGAATATCAGTTAATACGGAATCCATCCATACTACTAATATCCGCTTCAAGTAGCGAATCAAAACTTCGGAGAATAGTATTTACTATTAATGGTTATTGCTTATTAACCGCCACAAATATACTTTCGTACTGCAGGGCTAGAGTGACACGCTGAGCCGCCATTAACAGAAGCACAGTAATTACTAACACAATCATCAACGCTGTCAGCAAAACTTGAGGGTGCAACAGCTGCAAGAATGGAAACACTGAGTACTGCCTTTAATATCATTTTTTTCATTTAAGTCACCC includes:
- a CDS encoding GNAT family N-acetyltransferase; translated protein: MLTEAVLNLAKETDPLNKKIQIRPLNIDLDVPVIHPWYQMDYASFWNMQHLNLEQTKRFYAEGKKSKTLFACIGLYEGKPAFVMEYYPPQHEEVGKHYPVQSGDIGMHFFVGPAEKHIPNFTRDVIRSVMAYLFFTRHAKRVVVEPDVKNKKVHKLNLKVGFKYDRIIQLAEKEAYLAFCSVHDFLNTLDGRSTL
- a CDS encoding TonB-dependent siderophore receptor; its protein translation is MTSFFAIHAYAESGIQPPMIEEVHIYGEPGQTQTATKLNLSIYETPQTISVISPAQIEDFALNDINTLLDYAPGVTVEDTETDRVYYTARGFDIVNFQYDGVGVPFTFGLAHGHQDTAVFEQVEVVKGAAGLITGLANPSATINYIRKRPKDELHLSAGLSVGEWNQRRIEGDVSTPVAENLRTRFVVAKDDGDSYIDRHGKDNSLAYGIIEADLTSSTVFTLGYSWNESYTDGSFSGALPLHYTDGSATDYDVSTSTAPEWAYREVDRSQLFAELKQSLSDNWSLNAVYTQNNVEQDAEQMYVYGVPDKETELGLNGWASSYKADEEQRIGDIYLDGVFSFAGRQHQLVVGVNYADIGTEAGSYFDSVNGYPVLGSDWAAGTTPRPDFSTHNPDTDSADIDQIQQSVYFASRLHLLDPFSILVGARHMSVTQHGMSYGENSDTDADKLVPYLGFTYEIVNSLALYGSYSEVFVPQTWVDENFAPFKPTEGNNAELGLKLELNDGLANASFALFESNLENLGEYVGRINGVNVYDGKDYSTQGFELDATGAVSDSLNVSVGYTYLDIENQQGDSVRTFIPRNLLKVAAGYNVPGVDGLKLGTSVKWQSDIYTTPAADVRVTQDSFVVADVFIHYQFASQFSLALNIDNITDEKYYTSLYWTQSYYAPSRNAQLSLGWQF
- a CDS encoding lysine N(6)-hydroxylase/L-ornithine N(5)-oxygenase family protein, which translates into the protein MIIVYIIIYIELDQHFLGATLNNQPVFDLVAVGLGPFNLSLACLASPLNQLRCLFLDKKPEFNWHPGMLVEGATLQNPFLADLVSMVDPTNRFSYLNYCKQQGNLYQFYIRENYYLNRQEYDRYCRWAANELDNVCFGHDVQSIEYDDKEALYCVKGMDLQSQSPFCFFAKHIVLGVGSVPRFPKCFKAGKQGERVHTAHYLEEKERLQKSQNITIVGSGQSGAEVFYDLLKESDKYQYQLNWVTRSPRFFQMETAKLTLELITADYGKYFYSLNHDIKSKIITDQKSIYNGINQSLINQIYHTLDDLRHTSAPKPQLLTNLALTNGYFDSGSSEYELTFKHRETQKHYRYSTDALVMATGYQVVLPDFIESIADRIQWDSQGRYRVNENWSVDFGQNEIFVQNPGFDSHGIVNPDLGLACYRNSRILHTITGRDIYPVEARTALQDFFPAENSGFYALDAKEAV
- a CDS encoding MFS transporter, coding for MSLRLAILIMSALGVISDSILIAFYPQFFAERYGITSAVHVGAYIAAISIAVMCALPLWARLTRRIETLHLLWITQGIAGTLAVASAWAPTIEVYWLFTMAMFVTKASYLLLFPYLMRLEKPEDHGLVIGLLSVVIHIGGIFGASVGGLVLESLGPKMCMWLVGAGDFSQMAMSLFLIFSGSMVPVLKRNETGEVKPIAKRSATAWAALLKLSALMLLFDLSAYLVRPFFSVYWERLTDSSQAITGLVFAIPGVIALIALAINKSNIKDTFKNLDHTLGNLLVGAVGLVLQASSAPELIILGRCLFGWSLFQVIVKMEVTLFRISQPERYDRDFAVTNFFQNLGVLLSSFAAGYIVSWVGIPLTFALAAGGFLITAFIDRLTFNVDSHHQTTEELSHAH
- a CDS encoding PepSY-associated TM helix domain-containing protein, producing the protein MRHFFTLAHRYMGLTTALFLIITGLTGAVISWDHELDEWLNPHLTKVSSQGVNKNFIALAEKVEQTFPEIEVIYFELVVEKGHSLSFWVEPRVNPDTEQLFKPGFNQVFIDPVSGEILGTREWGAIWPISKETFVSFLYKLHFSLHIPEINGNDHWGIWLLGVIALIWILDCFISFCLTLPRRQRRVNKKAVPPVKRATHYLQRWKPAWLIRWFGGPTKLNFDLHRAFGLWTWAILLTIAFTAFSLNLYREIFYPVMSLVSDVTPTPLDERQPNDHHDPITPALSFADVLGLAEIEAQNKNWQKPVGSLWYAREWGIYRVEFFSAEEGHGSGGVGHNAIFFDGHDGRVLGDWVPWRGTAADLFVQAQFPLHSGRILGLPGRILISIMGVVIAMLSITGVIIWWKKYRARTRVETRKIITANEDDDDNLQASPV